A single region of the Oceanivirga salmonicida genome encodes:
- a CDS encoding copper homeostasis protein CutC, with translation MLEICIDNIEDIKICNEYKDIIGRIELNSSLNDGGLTPTLSLLKNARKLCNNNISIISMLRLRAGDFYYTDDEFNVMYEDAIEILKYADGIAFGALNKDDSIDLEKTQKILDLCRKNNKEFVFHRAIDVTKDYFKSIKLLNDIRIDRVLTSGHEKNALLGLKNIKKIIADFEILVGCGINTKNINNFKGYDIHGSFSKKINSSFGTRSEVCKKNLEKLRKSNFFKKSNTLFIHGAGIGNNKDGNSLTEFIDNPILLNFKYNQNLPIIKDIQNLLNIQIYGDDAIQHIINHKFSSDDIKYISGHSVGAYNVLKAFANGIINPKNIFERIYPQKVDLLELGAPRIDEIAKYIDEASKRAEYVLIELIEGDKLELDFDINSLAAIQYGNRSVEYFNEIFKNRTLPKNVFVLKIRKVEHNNDYLDNVLTNHAKLFRKNTTINKKIKRVRMEFIEIIKNKSIHKYMKLKKLKELELEFNHSEKYE, from the coding sequence ATGCTAGAAATCTGTATTGATAATATTGAAGATATTAAAATATGCAATGAATATAAAGATATAATAGGTAGAATAGAATTAAACTCTTCATTAAATGATGGTGGTTTAACTCCTACTTTAAGTTTACTTAAAAATGCTCGTAAACTTTGTAATAATAATATTTCTATAATATCTATGTTAAGACTTAGAGCGGGAGATTTTTATTATACTGATGATGAATTTAATGTAATGTATGAAGATGCTATAGAAATATTAAAATATGCTGATGGTATAGCATTTGGTGCTTTAAATAAAGATGATAGCATTGATTTAGAGAAAACTCAAAAAATATTAGACTTATGTAGAAAAAATAATAAAGAATTTGTTTTTCATAGAGCCATAGATGTAACTAAAGATTACTTTAAATCAATTAAGTTACTAAATGATATTAGAATAGATAGAGTTTTAACAAGTGGACACGAAAAAAATGCCTTATTAGGGCTAAAGAATATTAAAAAAATCATTGCTGACTTTGAAATTTTAGTAGGTTGTGGTATAAATACTAAAAATATAAATAATTTTAAAGGTTATGACATACACGGTTCTTTTTCTAAAAAAATTAATTCTAGTTTTGGAACTAGAAGTGAAGTTTGCAAAAAAAATCTAGAAAAACTTAGAAAAAGTAATTTTTTCAAAAAATCTAATACCTTGTTCATCCATGGAGCAGGTATAGGAAATAATAAAGACGGAAATAGTTTAACTGAATTTATTGATAATCCCATTTTACTAAATTTTAAATACAATCAAAATCTACCAATAATTAAAGATATACAAAACTTACTTAATATACAAATATATGGCGATGATGCTATACAACATATAATAAATCATAAATTTTCATCTGATGATATTAAATATATTTCAGGACATAGTGTAGGAGCATATAATGTTTTAAAGGCATTTGCTAATGGTATAATAAACCCTAAAAATATATTTGAAAGAATTTACCCACAAAAAGTTGATTTATTAGAGCTAGGTGCTCCAAGAATAGATGAAATAGCTAAATATATAGATGAAGCATCTAAAAGAGCAGAATATGTCCTTATAGAGCTTATAGAAGGCGATAAACTAGAATTAGACTTCGATATAAACTCATTGGCAGCAATTCAATACGGTAATAGAAGTGTAGAATATTTTAATGAAATTTTTAAAAATAGAACTTTACCTAAAAATGTTTTTGTTTTAAAAATTAGAAAAGTTGAACATAACAATGATTATTTAGATAATGTTCTGACAAATCACGCTAAGTTATTTAGAAAAAATACAACAATTAACAAAAAGATAAAAAGAGTTAGAATGGAATTTATAGAAATTATCAAAAATAAAAGTATTCACAAATATATGAAACTTAAAAAATTAAAAGAACTTGAACTAGAATTTAATCATTCTGAAAAATATGAATAA
- a CDS encoding ATP-binding cassette domain-containing protein: MIKFHNIQKAFNNFLININFEIKKGEIFGIIGESGVGKTTILKIIQGITKQDSGEVKLNGNFSTIFQESNLLNNLTAFDNVALPLKLKKIYSDSKVLEALSFVGLENKKDAYPSSLSGGQKQRIAIARAIVNNPDILLCDEPTASLDKNTSKEMVNLLLKINKNYGTTIVLVTHELKIAKTICDRVALIDNGKILEIIDIDKKNINEKNLSYIEYAKEVLK, translated from the coding sequence ATGATAAAATTTCATAATATACAAAAAGCATTCAACAATTTTTTAATAAATATAAATTTTGAAATAAAAAAAGGTGAAATTTTTGGAATTATAGGAGAATCGGGGGTTGGAAAAACAACTATTTTAAAAATTATACAAGGTATAACAAAACAAGATAGTGGAGAAGTTAAATTAAATGGTAATTTTTCAACCATATTTCAAGAATCTAATTTACTTAATAATTTAACTGCCTTTGATAATGTAGCGCTACCTTTAAAACTTAAAAAAATTTATTCTGATAGTAAAGTATTAGAAGCATTAAGTTTTGTAGGTTTAGAAAACAAAAAAGATGCATACCCTAGCTCACTATCAGGTGGTCAAAAACAAAGAATAGCAATAGCAAGAGCAATAGTTAATAATCCAGATATATTACTTTGTGATGAACCTACTGCTTCACTTGATAAAAACACTTCAAAAGAAATGGTAAATTTATTATTAAAAATAAATAAAAATTACGGAACTACAATAGTATTAGTTACTCATGAACTAAAAATAGCCAAAACTATATGCGATAGAGTCGCTTTAATAGATAACGGCAAAATTTTAGAAATTATTGATATTGATAAAAAGAATATAAATGAAAAAAATCTTTCATATATAGAATATGCAAAAGAGGTATTAAAATGA
- a CDS encoding bifunctional folylpolyglutamate synthase/dihydrofolate synthase, which translates to MLEELFSRKKGNQSNIRSFLPKELPFLIHVTGTNGKGTTCSYLEAVLMEKYKVGKFTSPHLLEVGERITINQEKISKDKLIEEYIKIRENDFSFFEFLFIIAMNYFVDNKVDIAIIEVGIGGRKDTTNIFNYDIALITNVSYDHTQILGESLEEIAYQKAGICKNNTKTFYTDKFLKEYIEKETNDSEYLGENDNYLLAKRVFKELNISDAMIEKGLKNFKIRGRQEYLKPNILVDVSHNIASIKLLLDKIKDIDKKNIHIFLSVLKDKDLKGIYELFKDYEVSLVPMSDIYRGRTKENVQKELPNAKIENLTYYDNKLNIYCGSFYFVAKVMREIQNEKI; encoded by the coding sequence ATGTTAGAAGAATTATTTTCAAGAAAAAAAGGAAATCAAAGTAATATTAGAAGTTTTTTGCCTAAAGAGTTACCTTTTTTAATACATGTTACAGGAACTAATGGTAAAGGAACGACTTGCTCTTATTTAGAAGCAGTTTTAATGGAGAAATATAAGGTTGGTAAATTTACTTCACCGCATTTATTAGAAGTTGGAGAAAGAATAACTATAAATCAAGAAAAAATTAGTAAAGATAAACTTATAGAAGAATATATAAAAATTAGAGAAAATGATTTTAGTTTCTTTGAATTTTTATTTATTATAGCAATGAATTATTTTGTTGATAATAAGGTAGATATAGCGATAATAGAAGTAGGTATAGGTGGTAGAAAAGATACTACAAATATTTTTAACTATGATATAGCTCTTATAACCAATGTTTCTTATGACCATACTCAAATATTAGGTGAAAGTTTAGAAGAAATTGCTTATCAAAAAGCAGGTATATGTAAAAATAATACTAAGACTTTTTATACAGATAAATTTTTAAAAGAATATATTGAAAAAGAAACTAATGATAGCGAGTATTTAGGGGAAAATGATAACTATTTATTAGCTAAAAGAGTATTTAAAGAATTAAATATTAGTGATGCTATGATAGAAAAAGGTCTTAAAAACTTTAAAATACGTGGTAGACAAGAATATTTAAAGCCAAATATTTTGGTAGACGTTTCACATAATATAGCATCTATTAAATTATTATTAGATAAAATAAAAGACATTGATAAAAAAAATATTCATATATTTTTATCTGTATTAAAAGATAAAGATTTAAAGGGAATATATGAATTATTTAAAGATTATGAAGTTAGTTTAGTTCCAATGTCTGATATATATAGGGGTAGAACAAAAGAAAATGTGCAAAAAGAATTACCTAATGCAAAGATAGAAAATTTAACCTATTATGATAATAAGCTTAATATATATTGTGGTTCTTTTTATTTTGTAGCAAAAGTTATGCGAGAAATACAAAATGAAAAAATTTAA
- a CDS encoding cysteine desulfurase family protein: MTKIYFDNAATTKVNDEVINTMLETMKNYYANADSTHDMGLEIAKKIRDEKKIFENLLGLKKENIYFTAGGGDANNIIINSIVSSHKKGHIISTKIEHPSVLETIKNLENNYDISYVNVDNYGFVNETELKNLIREDTILVSISFVNSELGTIQNIEKLSNMVKEINKNTIFHTDFVQGLGHINVNFSKLKVDAISFSSHKIYGPKGIGAMYINPDIKFKKSIYGSNTENHLVPRTMPNELVLGFLKAINLIDYFKLQKMQELKEYCMQELLKIKNVRINSPENSSPSILNVAFKNIKGEVILNYLSANNIYISTGSACSSKKGVSNVIKEINLDKEYINGVIRISFSIENTKNEVDIMIKHIKEIVEMI; the protein is encoded by the coding sequence ATGACAAAAATATACTTTGACAATGCAGCTACAACTAAGGTTAATGATGAAGTAATTAATACTATGTTAGAAACTATGAAAAATTATTATGCTAATGCAGATTCAACTCATGATATGGGATTAGAGATAGCCAAAAAAATTCGTGATGAAAAAAAAATATTTGAAAATCTTTTAGGTTTAAAAAAAGAAAACATATATTTTACTGCAGGTGGTGGCGATGCAAACAATATAATTATAAATTCGATAGTAAGTTCACATAAAAAAGGACATATTATTTCAACAAAAATAGAGCATCCTTCTGTATTAGAAACTATTAAAAATTTAGAAAATAATTATGATATATCTTATGTTAATGTTGATAATTACGGTTTTGTAAATGAAACAGAACTTAAAAACTTGATTAGAGAAGATACTATTTTAGTAAGCATTTCATTTGTTAATAGTGAATTAGGAACTATTCAAAATATAGAAAAATTATCAAATATGGTTAAAGAAATAAATAAAAATACAATATTTCATACAGATTTTGTACAAGGTTTAGGGCATATAAATGTCAATTTTTCTAAATTAAAAGTAGATGCTATTAGTTTTAGTTCGCACAAAATATATGGTCCAAAAGGAATTGGAGCAATGTATATTAATCCTGATATTAAATTCAAGAAAAGTATATACGGCTCTAATACAGAAAATCATTTAGTTCCTAGAACTATGCCTAATGAATTAGTTCTTGGATTTTTAAAGGCAATTAATCTAATAGATTATTTTAAATTACAAAAAATGCAAGAATTAAAAGAATATTGTATGCAAGAATTATTAAAAATTAAAAATGTAAGAATAAATAGTCCAGAAAATTCTAGTCCTAGTATTTTAAATGTTGCATTTAAAAATATTAAAGGAGAAGTAATTCTTAACTATTTATCTGCTAATAACATATATATTTCAACTGGCTCTGCTTGTTCATCTAAAAAAGGTGTAAGCAATGTTATTAAAGAAATAAATTTAGATAAAGAATATATAAATGGTGTCATAAGAATAAGTTTTAGCATTGAAAACACAAAAAATGAAGTTGATATTATGATAAAACATATTAAAGAAATAGTAGAAATGATATAA
- a CDS encoding glycoside hydrolase family 57 protein: MKGYFSLVLHTHLPYVRHPEYEEFLEEDWLYEAITETYIPLLRMFSNLKNDNIDFNLTMSMSGTLANMLNDELLMERYLKHLDKMITFCISELDRTKEQHDIHEVAKHNYNFYNSAREFFLNHDKNLIKEFKKYQDLGHLEIIPVTATHGMLPVMKDLPEAANAQVLQAKKDYIKNFGVEPKGIWLAECAYYPNQDKYLADNGIKYFLIDAHGILHANPRPEYGVFAPCYTENGVAAFARDLESSEQVWSSEIGYPGDVVYREFHKDAGYELDYDYVKPFLHNDGVRRNTGIKYHAITNKKGDYKMIYNPEKAIQKAKEHAYNFVHNRSLQIAHLSRMMKYRKPIIVSPYDAELYGHWWYEGPIFLEHMFRAMAKSNFKSITPSKYLEKYPLNQIVDISMSSWGANGYYDVWVDGSNDYIYRHLHKAAEKMIEIAKRDPKNDIEYRMFNQMARELMIAQTSCWPFIMYTGTMVGYAQKKISDHVNRLFKLYENIKNNDIDIEWLEEIEYRDNIFKDIDYRIYRG, translated from the coding sequence ATGAAAGGATATTTTAGTTTAGTATTGCATACACATTTACCATATGTAAGACATCCAGAATATGAAGAATTTTTAGAAGAAGACTGGTTATATGAGGCCATAACAGAAACCTATATACCTCTTTTAAGAATGTTTTCAAATTTAAAAAACGATAATATTGATTTTAATCTTACTATGTCTATGTCAGGAACTTTAGCAAATATGTTAAATGATGAACTACTTATGGAAAGATATTTAAAACACCTAGATAAAATGATAACATTTTGCATTAGTGAATTAGATAGAACAAAAGAACAACACGATATACACGAAGTCGCAAAACATAACTATAATTTCTATAATTCTGCAAGAGAATTTTTCTTAAATCATGATAAAAATTTAATAAAAGAATTTAAAAAATATCAAGATTTAGGACACTTAGAAATTATTCCAGTTACTGCAACCCATGGTATGCTACCTGTTATGAAAGATTTACCCGAAGCAGCAAATGCACAAGTACTACAAGCAAAAAAGGATTATATCAAAAACTTCGGTGTAGAACCAAAAGGAATATGGCTTGCTGAATGTGCATATTACCCAAATCAAGACAAATATTTAGCAGATAATGGTATAAAATACTTTTTAATAGATGCACATGGTATACTACATGCTAATCCTAGACCTGAATATGGAGTCTTTGCACCATGTTATACTGAAAACGGAGTTGCTGCATTTGCAAGAGACTTAGAATCTTCTGAACAAGTTTGGAGTAGTGAAATTGGTTACCCTGGTGATGTAGTTTATAGAGAATTTCATAAAGATGCTGGTTATGAACTAGATTATGATTATGTAAAACCTTTTTTACATAATGATGGTGTAAGAAGAAATACAGGAATTAAATATCATGCTATAACTAACAAAAAAGGAGATTATAAGATGATATATAATCCTGAAAAGGCCATACAAAAAGCAAAAGAACATGCATATAATTTTGTACATAATAGAAGTTTACAAATAGCACACCTTTCTCGTATGATGAAATATAGAAAACCAATAATAGTTTCTCCTTATGATGCGGAACTTTATGGACACTGGTGGTATGAAGGACCAATATTCTTAGAACATATGTTTAGAGCTATGGCTAAATCTAATTTTAAGTCTATAACTCCTAGTAAATATTTAGAAAAATACCCTTTAAATCAAATAGTAGATATAAGTATGTCTAGTTGGGGAGCAAATGGGTATTATGATGTTTGGGTAGATGGAAGTAATGACTATATTTACAGACATTTACATAAAGCAGCAGAAAAAATGATAGAAATAGCAAAAAGAGATCCAAAAAATGATATAGAGTATAGAATGTTTAATCAAATGGCAAGAGAACTTATGATAGCACAAACATCTTGTTGGCCTTTCATAATGTACACTGGTACTATGGTTGGTTATGCACAAAAGAAAATATCAGACCATGTTAATAGATTATTCAAACTATATGAAAATATAAAAAATAACGATATAGATATTGAATGGTTAGAAGAAATTGAATATAGAGATAATATATTTAAAGATATAGATTATAGAATATATAGAGGGTAA
- a CDS encoding methionine ABC transporter permease, whose product MIEFLIALKETAIMTLIPTIIAIIFGIPIGAILFLTNPKGIKPNKVLYNTCNILVNVIRSFPFLIFVVCLIPITRLVIGTAFGVYAASFPICFVAVALYSRFVEQSFNDIPQGIIDLALSMKLNSYQIVRYFLIVEARQSLVLGLTSCIISIISYTTVMGIVAAGGIGDYAMQNGYMLLDYAVIYKAVVVIVIIVYSIQFLGNKIARILDKKRRDV is encoded by the coding sequence ATGATAGAATTTTTAATTGCTTTAAAAGAAACTGCTATAATGACTTTAATACCAACAATAATAGCAATAATATTTGGTATTCCTATAGGGGCAATATTATTTCTAACAAATCCAAAAGGAATAAAACCAAATAAGGTATTATATAATACCTGCAATATATTGGTAAATGTTATTAGAAGTTTTCCATTTTTAATTTTTGTAGTTTGTTTAATACCTATTACAAGATTAGTTATAGGAACTGCTTTTGGAGTATACGCAGCAAGTTTTCCCATATGTTTTGTGGCAGTGGCACTTTATTCAAGATTTGTAGAACAATCATTTAATGATATTCCACAAGGAATAATAGACTTAGCATTGTCAATGAAATTAAACTCATACCAAATAGTAAGATACTTTTTAATAGTAGAAGCTAGACAATCGCTAGTTTTAGGTCTTACGTCATGTATAATTAGCATAATATCATATACTACTGTTATGGGTATAGTAGCAGCAGGTGGAATAGGTGATTATGCTATGCAAAATGGATATATGTTATTAGATTATGCAGTTATTTATAAGGCAGTTGTAGTAATAGTTATAATAGTTTATAGTATACAATTTTTAGGTAATAAAATTGCAAGAATATTAGATAAAAAAAGGAGAGATGTGTAA